Proteins from one Coffea arabica cultivar ET-39 chromosome 8c, Coffea Arabica ET-39 HiFi, whole genome shotgun sequence genomic window:
- the LOC140013501 gene encoding cytochrome P450 71D7-like, protein MGRNPIYWDDPESFKPERFEQKSVEYTGYQFEYIPFGMGKRMCPAITFGLVNVELPLAHLLYHFDWGLPDGMKVDDLDMDESIGITVGRKNDLYLVATAYYPSWNE, encoded by the coding sequence ATGGGGAGAAATCCTATTTATTGGGATGATCCAGAAAGCTTCAAACCAGAGAGATTCGAGCAAAAATCAGTCGAGTACACTGGCTATCAGTTTGAATATATTCCATTTGGGATGGGCAAGAGGATGTGCCCAGCCATAACATTTGGTCTAGTCAATGTTGAGCTTCCCTTAGCTCATTTGCTCTACCATTTTGACTGGGGACTTCCTGATGGAATGAAGGTTGATGATCTAGACATGGATGAAAGTATTGGAATAACAGTAGGAAGGAAAAATGACCTTTACCTGGTTGCCACTGCATATTATCCTTCCTGGAATGAATGA